In a genomic window of Sardina pilchardus chromosome 20, fSarPil1.1, whole genome shotgun sequence:
- the fbxo34 gene encoding F-box only protein 34: MPQKCESISYFSPAPYQDPRKPSCKAQLDWRLASMHLKPYPNPQKKESVVEGPCGLHVDQQGALKPEWGLRTPCPLVASPGGGTANRCPLSVLSTNTLNSSSSSANTTNTTTNSNNNKLSSSWAARKGKGNPPVPAKVALTSSLLLLATPAGLENEASLRIYQSEDGDGPLDIWAVIKPGNTKEKIAIFAGRQRGRSNDGGVGGGVGDSAPVGEGGQQDTRLTCSMKSKGCWGEGGSLAKRRRLGKMDKSKGPDIQRPQNPGRPPPPVPISETQAHPADESEEGSPQVEGEEGGRMVSVVEMVALLEQLANGDQHMDSKPVSRNSSTISLPKPPLLVPESKVVEAVDGQEEPESVRVQDMVARLESECLKRQSSRESGELSRNNSLRRNVARVLLAGSEPYQAPTPPESPADRQVDDQHLVEGPSVEESNQPKSQSESLTSPLPCEPPVVVERVDKTREAQLAQVECRVLDTRKRAEKDFERLQPPAPELPGTIEVEEPMPGMLFFRQSPAQLLSERRTPHHTETITHPKICITVDASIPPKPRDSTQFGGSSRISKAPQSPALAGKAQTLHTGADNDCSDHVTAFSAGPDDDGEESDSTGREVAFPLRRQVSHEFLEMRFKIQQLLEPQPYLAVLPHHVLVQIFSLLPTQALAALKCTCRYFKSVIESYDVRPTDSRWVSEPRYRDDPCKQCKKHYRRGDVSLCRWHHKPYCQAMPYGPGYWMCCRGAHKDAPGCNVGLHDNRWVPTFHRMNMPIYKNREGDDEA; encoded by the exons ATGCCCCAGAAATGTGAATCAATCAGCTACTTCAGCCCAGCCCCTTACCAGGACCCACGGAAGCCATCCTGCAAAGCCCAACTAGACTGGAG GTTAGCAAGCATGCACCTCAAGCCATACCCCAACCCCCAGAAGAAGGAGTCTGTGGTGGAGGGCCCCTGCGGCCTGCACGTggaccagcagggggcgctcaAGCCTGAGTGGGGCTTGCGCACGCCCTGCCCTCTGGTGGCCTCCCCTGGCGGCGGTACAGCCAACCGCTGTCCACTGAGCGTCCTCTCCACCAACACACtcaactcttcctcctcctctgccaacaccacaaacaccaccaccaacagcaacaacaacaaactgaGCAGCTCCTGGGCAGCACGAAAGGGCAAAGGGAACCCTCCTGTGCCTGCTAAGGTGGCCCTGACGAGCTCCCTACTGCTCCTGGCTACCCCTGCGGGGCTGGAGAATGAAGCTTCGCTGCGGATATACCAGAGCGAGGATGGCGACGGGCCCCTGGACATCTGGGCGGTCATCAAGCCAGGCAACACCAAGGAGAAGATCGCCATCTTTGCCGGTCGGCAGCGCGGGAGGTCGAACGACGGCGGTGTTGGCGGCGGGGTGGGCGACTCTGCCCCGGTGGGAGAGGGAGGTCAACAGGATACCCGCTTGACGTGCTCGATGAAGAGCAAGGGCTGCTGGGGTGAGGGCGGCTCGTTGGCCAAGCGTCGGAGGCTGGGCAAAATGGACAAATCGAAAGGCCCAGACATCCAGAGACCGCAGAATCCAGGGAGACCACCTCCTCCAGTCCCCATAAGCGAGACGCAAGCTCACCCTGCCGACGAGTCGGAGGAGGGATCGCCTCAAGTGGAAGGGGAGGAAGGGGGCAGGATGGTCTCTGTGGTGGAAATGGTGGCCTTACTGGAGCAGTTGGCGAATGGCGACCAACACATGGACTCCAAGCCTGTTTCTCGCAATTCCAGCACAATCTCGCTGCCAAAACCCCCCCTGCTCGTGCCGGAGTCCAAAGTGGTGGAGGCGGTGGATGGTCAGGAGGAGCCGGAGAGCGTGCGGGTGCAGGACATGGTGGCCCGGCTGGAGTCGGAGTGCCTGAAAAGGCAGAGCTCTCGCGAGTCGGGCGAGCTTTCGCGCAACAACAGCCTGCGACGCAACGTGGCTCGCGTCCTGCTGGCCGGCTCGGAGCCTTATCAGGCCCCGACGCCGCCAGAATCGCCTGCTGACCGCCAGGTGGACGATCAGCATCTAGTTGAAGGGCCATCAGTGGAGGAGAGCAATCAGCCCAAATCTCAATCTGAGTCCTTGACCTCACCTCTCCCCTGTGAGCCTCCTGTGGTCGTAGAGAGAGTGGACAAGACCAGAGAGGCCCAGCTAGCTCAGGTGGAGTGCAGAGTACTAGATACgaggaagagagcagagaaggaCTTTGAGCGTCTGCAGCCTCCTGCTCCAGAGCTGCCTGGAACAATCGAGGTTGAGGAGCCCATGCCAGGCATGCTGTTCTTCAGACAGTCTCCAGCTCAGCTTCTGTCTGAACGGAGAACGCCCCATCACACAGAGACTATTACCCACCCAAAAATATGCATAACTGTGGACGCCTCCATTCCCCCTAAGCCTCGGGACTCTACCCAATTTGGGGGCTCGTCCAGGATATCAAAAGCGCCGCAGTCGCCTGCACTTGCAGGAAAGGCACAGACTTTGCACACGGGTGCGGACAATGATTGTAGTGATCATGTGACGGCCTTCTCCGCCGGTCCTGACGACGACGGGGAGGAAAGCGACAGCACGGGCCGCGAGGTGGCGTTTCCCCTGCGCCGGCAGGTGTCGCACGAGTTCCTGGAGATGCGCTTCAAGATCCAGCAGCTCCTGGAGCCCCAGCCTTACCTGGCCGTGCTGCCGCACCACGTCCTGGTCCAGATCTTCAGCCTGCTGCCCACCCAGGCCCTGGCCGCCCTCAAGTGCACCTGCCGCTACTTCAAGTCGGTCATCGAGAGCTACGACGTGCGGCCCACCGACTCGCGCTGGGTGTCGGAGCCGCGGTACCGCGACGACCCGTGCAAGCAGTGCAAGAAGCACTACCGGCGGGGCGACGTGTCGCTCTGCCGCTGGCACCACAAGCCCTACTGCCAGGCCATGCCCTACGGCCCCGGATACTGGATGTGCTGTCGGGGGGCCCACAAGGACGCGCCCGGCTGCAACGTGGGCCTCCACGACAACCGCTGGGTGCCCACCTTTCACCGCATGAACATGCCAATCTATAAGAACAGAGAGGGTGATGATGAGGCCTAG
- the lgals3b gene encoding galectin-3b: MDLSDALGGPWPGQNNPQQSGGPLWPGQPNQPGQPSSNPTWPGQPSQPTWPGQPNQPSQPTWPGQPNQPSQPTWPGQPNQPSQPTWPGQPNQPSQPTWPGQPNQPGQPTQPSWPAQPNAPSWPGPSPPTAPQVSPHRPLTVPYDQNLPRGLYDKTLITITGNVKPHAKKITINLSKGKDIAFHFNPRFDEYGKKVIVRNSMIGSQWGKEERDCPRFPFVAGQPFELKILCSHNELKVAVNKSHLLEFRHRVRELNMINGLSIYDDVTLSSVNIETLP; this comes from the exons ATGGAT CTTTCAGATGCACTAGGTGGCCCTTGGCCCGGCCAGAACAACCCGCAGCAGTCCGGAGGACCCCTCTGGCCTGGGCAACCGAACCAGCCAGGCCAACCCAGCAGCAACCCCACCTGGCCCGGTCAACCCAGCCAACCAACATGGCCGGGCCAACCCAACCAGCCCAGTCAGCCGACTTGGCCCGGACAGCCAAACCAACCCAGTCAGCCCACTTGGCCCGGACAGCCAAACCAACCCAGTCAGCCCACTTGGCCCGGCCAACCAAACCAACCGAGTCAGCCCACTTGGCCCGGCCAACCAAACCAACCTGGCCAGCCAACCCAGCCATCCTGGCCTGCACAGCCGAATGCACCTAGCTGGCCAGGCCCAAGTCCACCCACTGCTCCTCAGGTGTCCCCGCACAGACCACTG ACTGTGCCATATGACCAGAATTTGCCGAGAGGTCTGTACGACAAAACGCTCATTACCATCACTGGAAATGTCAAGCCCCATGCCAAAAA GATTACAATAAACCTGAGCAAAGGAAAGGATATTGCTTTCCACTTCAACCCCAGATTCGATGAGTATGGGAAGAAAGTGATTGTGAGGAACTCCATGATTGGAAGTCAGTGGggcaaagaagagagagactgtccTAGATTCCCTTTTGTTGCTGGGCAACCTTTTGAG CTGAAGATTCTCTGCAGCCATAACGAGCTGAAGGTGGCTGTGAACAAGTCCCATCTGCTGGAGTTCAGGCACAGGGTCAGGGAGCTCAACATGATCAATGGCCTGAGCATCTATGACGACGTCACCCTCTCATCCGTTAACATTGAAACTTTGCCATGA